From a region of the Methanoculleus receptaculi genome:
- a CDS encoding rubredoxin yields the protein MDLYRCTQCGYVYNPALGDPEHGVKPGTAFEDLPDTWKCPRCGAPKSRFKKI from the coding sequence ATGGATTTGTATCGGTGCACACAGTGCGGCTACGTCTACAACCCCGCTCTCGGCGACCCTGAACACGGTGTTAAACCCGGCACAGCCTTCGAAGACCTGCCAGATACCTGGAAATGTCCCCGGTGCGGCGCGCCGAAGAGCCGGTTTAAGAAGATATAA
- a CDS encoding ATP-binding cassette domain-containing protein, giving the protein MLKITGLTKRLGDFVLDGVDLTVADGEYFIILGPTGAGKTILLETLAGIYTPDDGTITLDGRDITRTDPKDRGIGMVYQDYMLFPHLTVGENIGFGLRQRKADPARIREEVQETAALLGIEHLLSRTPGTLSGGEQQRAAIARALVLRPHVLLLDEPLSALDTSTRDRLRRELRSICRATKTTVIHITHHFEDIFALADRVAVMQEGRVVQTGTPDEVFRKPATGFVAAFTGMENVYCGVSRVLNGEATIDLGGITVRTVSEIEGEVCVGIRPEEVILSREPFESSAANTFPGMVTEIQRNGTFSRVFVDAGVTFVAVLTPQSVERLRLAGGVAVQVTFKASAVHVFLR; this is encoded by the coding sequence GTGCTCAAGATCACGGGGCTCACCAAACGTCTCGGGGACTTTGTTCTCGACGGTGTGGACCTGACAGTCGCAGACGGTGAGTACTTCATCATCCTCGGGCCTACCGGCGCAGGAAAGACCATACTTCTCGAGACCCTGGCGGGGATATACACACCTGACGACGGAACGATCACCCTGGATGGCCGTGACATCACCCGCACCGACCCGAAAGATCGGGGGATCGGCATGGTTTACCAGGATTACATGCTCTTTCCCCACCTCACCGTCGGGGAGAATATCGGGTTTGGTCTCCGGCAGAGGAAGGCCGATCCCGCCCGCATAAGGGAGGAGGTGCAGGAGACCGCCGCCCTTCTCGGGATTGAGCATCTCCTCTCCCGCACCCCCGGGACGCTCTCAGGCGGTGAACAGCAGCGGGCGGCGATCGCCAGGGCGCTCGTTCTCAGGCCTCACGTCCTCCTCCTGGACGAACCGCTCTCGGCGCTCGATACCTCCACCCGGGACCGGCTCCGCAGGGAGTTGAGGTCGATCTGCCGGGCGACGAAAACAACGGTCATCCACATCACCCATCACTTCGAGGATATATTCGCTCTCGCCGATCGTGTAGCGGTGATGCAGGAGGGGAGAGTTGTCCAGACCGGCACGCCTGATGAGGTCTTCCGGAAACCTGCCACCGGGTTTGTCGCTGCTTTCACCGGTATGGAGAACGTATACTGCGGGGTTTCAAGGGTTCTGAACGGCGAGGCGACGATCGACCTCGGCGGGATCACCGTCCGGACGGTCAGCGAGATCGAGGGTGAGGTCTGTGTCGGTATCCGGCCGGAAGAGGTGATTTTGTCCCGCGAACCTTTTGAGTCAAGCGCTGCAAACACCTTCCCCGGCATGGTGACCGAGATCCAGAGGAACGGCACGTTTTCAAGGGTCTTCGTCGATGCCGGGGTTACATTCGTTGCCGTCCTGACACCACAGAGCGTCGAGCGCCTGCGACTGGCCGGGGGTGTAGCGGTCCAAGTCACATTCAAGGCCTCGGCCGTCCACGTCTTTCTGCGGTAG
- a CDS encoding ATP-binding protein — MELVIGKDGDHDVAVDAQELVTGRTCIIAQSGAGKSWGIAVICEQLLQARVGFCLVDTEGEYSSLAERFSIIRIGSGDDCDVGIGRANLREIIREAICSRKAVIFDVSETEMRENVAQLAEVLYDLESRLKKPFLLILEEADKFIPQSGEAIRKIEEISRRGRKRGLGLLVATQRPSLVTKNVLSQCNNQIIGKLSIENDLKAVSLFFSSHREVAELVELEPGEFFVMGGLSRGKVKMRFRDRICRHGGQTPRLVPAQPVRPGDRPRDEPCGGKPQQEEAEPPMVEPPISGNAVVPVLIREEALDIARGKRKRRFRVLEPEERIVSGEQVYRPLHRVKIRYIGGVLRKTTKTASFIIDGCTGCIVDIDRGLKVRPGFSELLGLDEAAVRVVAGLANGGSTPVEIEAETHLPAAAVKKAIKSLSDAKLITEVKTIGETTVYVPLLTEDVPPLSSLRAGACGLPMEPLRGESLEAKVTESSLRTILKGLEPTAEIIEFETIYYPVYVIRFASERGERSIVLDGCTGKELPFPVS, encoded by the coding sequence ATGGAGCTGGTGATCGGAAAGGACGGTGACCATGACGTTGCCGTCGACGCCCAGGAACTCGTCACGGGAAGAACGTGCATCATAGCACAGTCGGGCGCCGGGAAGAGCTGGGGTATCGCGGTGATCTGCGAACAGCTCCTGCAGGCGCGGGTCGGGTTCTGCCTCGTAGATACGGAGGGGGAGTACTCCTCGCTTGCGGAACGGTTCTCCATCATCAGGATCGGTTCCGGCGATGATTGTGACGTGGGGATCGGGCGGGCAAACCTGCGGGAGATCATACGAGAGGCGATCTGCTCCCGAAAGGCGGTGATCTTCGATGTCTCGGAGACCGAGATGCGGGAGAACGTGGCCCAACTCGCAGAGGTTCTCTACGACCTGGAGAGCAGACTGAAGAAACCGTTTCTTCTGATCCTGGAGGAGGCGGACAAATTCATCCCGCAGTCGGGGGAGGCCATACGTAAGATAGAGGAGATCTCCCGCCGGGGGCGCAAAAGGGGGCTCGGCTTGCTGGTCGCGACACAGAGACCCTCGCTCGTAACAAAAAACGTCCTCTCTCAGTGCAACAACCAGATCATAGGAAAACTCTCTATCGAAAACGACCTGAAAGCGGTCAGCCTCTTCTTCTCGTCCCACAGGGAGGTCGCCGAACTTGTAGAACTCGAGCCAGGAGAGTTCTTTGTTATGGGCGGGCTCTCTCGCGGGAAGGTGAAGATGCGATTCCGGGACAGGATCTGCAGGCACGGGGGGCAGACGCCAAGGCTCGTGCCGGCGCAGCCTGTCCGGCCGGGAGATCGGCCACGAGACGAACCCTGCGGCGGCAAACCGCAGCAGGAGGAAGCGGAACCGCCCATGGTGGAACCCCCCATTAGCGGGAACGCGGTTGTCCCGGTGCTGATCCGTGAGGAAGCGCTCGACATCGCCAGGGGCAAGAGGAAACGCAGGTTCAGGGTCCTGGAACCCGAGGAACGGATAGTCTCAGGGGAGCAGGTCTACCGGCCGCTACATCGGGTGAAGATCCGCTACATCGGAGGGGTTCTGCGGAAGACCACAAAGACGGCGTCGTTCATCATCGATGGCTGCACCGGCTGCATCGTCGATATAGACCGGGGGCTGAAGGTCAGGCCGGGGTTCTCTGAACTCCTGGGGCTCGATGAGGCCGCGGTCAGGGTCGTTGCCGGGCTTGCAAACGGAGGATCGACGCCCGTCGAGATCGAGGCCGAGACCCATCTCCCGGCGGCCGCGGTGAAGAAAGCGATAAAGAGTCTTTCGGATGCGAAACTCATAACAGAGGTAAAGACAATCGGCGAAACCACGGTCTACGTACCTCTCCTGACAGAGGATGTCCCGCCGCTCTCTTCTCTCCGGGCTGGAGCCTGCGGCCTCCCCATGGAGCCTCTTCGGGGTGAGAGCCTGGAGGCGAAGGTCACGGAATCGTCGCTCCGGACGATCCTGAAAGGGCTTGAGCCAACGGCCGAGATTATCGAGTTTGAGACGATCTATTACCCGGTCTACGTGATCCGGTTTGCATCGGAACGCGGTGAGCGCTCGATCGTCCTCGACGGTTGCACGGGAAAGGAACTTCCTTTCCCGGTATCGTGA
- the thiE gene encoding thiamine phosphate synthase — translation MGYDLYVITDETVGGGRSHAELARRAVAGGADVIQLRDKRLPGRDLLDAASAIREVTYDAGALFIVNDRLDVALAAGADGVHLGESDLPIRHARRIAPPGFIIGASVGSVAAAVRAGLEGADYVALSPTFSTTSKDDAGEGHGLAVLSAIRAAVSVPLIAIGGINAGNVADVIAAGADGVAVISAVVGVDDVTAAARDLRARIAATKRGC, via the coding sequence ATGGGATACGACCTCTACGTGATCACGGACGAGACGGTTGGTGGCGGGCGCTCACACGCCGAACTCGCCCGCCGGGCCGTCGCCGGGGGTGCGGACGTGATCCAGCTCCGCGATAAGAGGCTCCCCGGCCGGGACCTCCTTGATGCGGCCTCCGCCATCCGGGAGGTCACCTATGATGCGGGAGCGCTCTTCATCGTGAACGACCGCCTGGACGTGGCCCTCGCGGCCGGTGCCGACGGCGTCCACCTCGGCGAGAGCGACCTCCCTATCAGGCACGCCCGGAGGATCGCTCCACCGGGGTTCATCATCGGGGCCTCAGTCGGGTCCGTGGCCGCGGCGGTCCGGGCCGGGTTAGAGGGCGCCGACTACGTGGCGCTCAGCCCAACATTCTCGACCACGTCCAAGGATGACGCAGGGGAGGGGCATGGGCTCGCCGTGCTCTCGGCGATCAGGGCAGCGGTCTCCGTCCCGCTAATCGCGATCGGCGGAATCAATGCGGGAAACGTTGCCGATGTCATCGCTGCAGGGGCTGATGGTGTTGCGGTGATCTCGGCGGTCGTCGGGGTGGACGATGTCACGGCAGCTGCCCGTGACCTCCGCGCCCGGATCGCCGCCACGAAACGGGGTTGCTGA
- a CDS encoding ABC transporter permease: protein MFQDRATLPRPTPFKVIFLAVLFCLIAYFLVVIVGLVVYPPFPALVESLRSREILFAVELSLVTSVVSTALCVVAAVPVAYSLARFSFPGRGLVNTLFNIPLALPPLVAGVALLIFYGPSTFGKMLSAFGLDIVYTPVGIVVAQFFVNLPYMVRVARSAFETINPRFEHVARTLGCTEWSAFRQVTLPLARNGLIAGLVITWSKAIGEFGGVMMLGGATRMKTETLPIALFLNMSTGDLDLAIAASVILIVISVISFAVFERCSGERGVF, encoded by the coding sequence GTGTTCCAGGATCGGGCCACTCTCCCTCGCCCCACACCCTTCAAGGTAATCTTTCTTGCCGTATTGTTCTGCCTGATTGCGTACTTTCTCGTGGTAATTGTTGGTCTGGTAGTCTACCCGCCGTTTCCGGCTCTCGTTGAGAGCCTGCGATCCCGGGAGATCCTGTTTGCTGTTGAACTCTCGCTCGTCACCTCGGTGGTCTCCACCGCCCTCTGCGTTGTCGCCGCCGTGCCTGTTGCCTACTCGTTAGCTCGGTTCTCTTTCCCCGGTAGAGGGCTGGTAAACACCCTCTTTAACATCCCGCTTGCACTGCCGCCGCTCGTCGCGGGTGTGGCGTTGCTCATCTTCTACGGCCCATCGACGTTCGGCAAGATGCTCTCGGCGTTCGGTCTCGATATAGTCTACACCCCGGTTGGGATCGTTGTTGCCCAGTTCTTTGTAAACCTGCCATATATGGTCAGGGTCGCCCGTTCGGCCTTCGAGACGATCAACCCCCGCTTCGAGCACGTTGCCCGGACGCTCGGGTGCACCGAGTGGAGCGCGTTCCGTCAGGTCACCCTCCCTCTCGCCAGAAACGGTCTGATAGCCGGACTTGTCATCACCTGGTCGAAGGCTATCGGTGAGTTTGGAGGTGTCATGATGCTTGGGGGAGCTACCCGGATGAAGACCGAGACCCTGCCCATCGCGCTCTTCCTGAACATGTCAACGGGCGACCTTGATCTTGCCATAGCCGCGTCTGTCATCCTGATAGTCATATCGGTGATCTCGTTTGCGGTCTTCGAACGCTGTAGCGGCGAGCGGGGGGTGTTCTAG
- the thiM gene encoding hydroxyethylthiazole kinase: MPDNTREGSSARFVDGGIPAGMLAAVREERPLIHHITNSVTINDCANITICVGAAPVMASAPEEVAEMVAAAGALVLNIGTLSAAQVEAMLIAGRHANDLGIPVVLDPVGAGATAFRTASTRRLLEALDIAVLKGNAGEIGVLAGTGGSVRGVDSAGITADPVATVRECASSTGTVVAMTGETDLVTDGRGVYAVRNGSPLMERLSGTGCMAASITGAFAAVAGDLPVSSAAALAAFGLAGERAEVAARGPYSFRAALFDELAGLTPDDLARHARVEVL; encoded by the coding sequence ATGCCGGACAACACGAGAGAAGGCTCATCGGCACGCTTCGTGGATGGCGGGATCCCCGCCGGGATGCTCGCCGCCGTGCGGGAAGAGCGGCCTCTCATCCACCATATCACAAACAGCGTCACAATCAACGACTGCGCGAACATAACCATCTGCGTTGGGGCCGCCCCCGTGATGGCATCTGCGCCTGAGGAGGTCGCCGAGATGGTCGCCGCCGCCGGTGCGCTCGTCCTGAACATCGGGACACTCTCTGCCGCACAGGTCGAGGCGATGCTGATTGCCGGCCGCCATGCAAACGATCTCGGTATCCCGGTCGTCCTAGACCCGGTCGGTGCCGGGGCAACGGCGTTTCGGACTGCATCCACAAGACGGCTCCTGGAGGCTCTCGATATCGCTGTACTGAAAGGCAACGCCGGGGAGATCGGTGTCCTCGCCGGAACCGGCGGGAGCGTAAGAGGGGTCGATTCGGCCGGTATCACGGCCGACCCCGTGGCGACGGTGCGGGAGTGCGCCAGTTCAACCGGGACGGTGGTGGCGATGACGGGGGAGACGGATCTCGTCACCGATGGGAGGGGGGTGTATGCCGTCAGAAACGGCAGTCCCCTGATGGAAAGGTTATCCGGGACGGGGTGCATGGCCGCGTCGATCACCGGGGCGTTCGCCGCGGTCGCAGGCGATCTCCCTGTCTCGTCGGCGGCAGCGCTCGCGGCGTTCGGCCTGGCCGGTGAGCGGGCGGAGGTTGCGGCACGCGGCCCTTACTCGTTTCGGGCGGCGCTCTTCGATGAACTTGCCGGGCTCACCCCCGACGACCTCGCCCGCCATGCACGGGTAGAGGTGTTGTAG
- the mch gene encoding methenyltetrahydromethanopterin cyclohydrolase, protein MLSVNRTAMPVVRELIDRRDELGVAVAELENGATCIDCGVHVAGSYRAGALFVETCLAGLATAAITMGRVADVPVPFLHLTVSRPALACLGSQKAGWVLKAGGYSAMASGPARALSLKPKNTYKMLGYRDASEIGILALEADTLPDEEVTGFIAEKCGIEPENLYVLVAPTRSLIGSVQISGRVVTATLHKLEERGYDVLRISHAAGRSPIGPIKRTGIEAMGMTNDCNIYYGSVSLVAEGYDPVFATLPSQTSPDYGRPFARVLKDAGYDFLKVDSLLAFSPAEVAVNDSKSGEVHHFGSLNADVLLESFGVL, encoded by the coding sequence ATGCTCAGCGTAAACCGCACGGCAATGCCTGTCGTCAGAGAACTGATCGACCGCCGGGACGAACTCGGGGTGGCGGTTGCAGAACTGGAGAACGGCGCAACGTGCATCGACTGCGGCGTGCACGTCGCCGGGAGTTACCGGGCGGGCGCCCTCTTCGTGGAGACCTGCCTTGCGGGGCTTGCGACGGCGGCGATAACCATGGGCCGGGTGGCCGACGTGCCCGTCCCGTTCCTGCACCTCACCGTGAGCCGCCCCGCTCTCGCGTGCCTCGGTTCGCAGAAGGCGGGATGGGTGCTCAAGGCCGGGGGCTACTCCGCGATGGCTTCCGGTCCGGCGCGGGCGCTCTCCTTAAAGCCGAAAAATACCTACAAAATGCTCGGCTACCGCGACGCCTCTGAGATCGGCATCCTCGCGCTGGAGGCGGACACCCTCCCGGACGAGGAAGTCACGGGCTTCATCGCGGAGAAGTGCGGCATCGAACCCGAAAACCTCTACGTCCTCGTCGCCCCGACCCGGAGCCTGATCGGCTCGGTGCAGATCTCCGGGCGGGTCGTCACGGCGACCCTCCACAAACTCGAGGAGAGAGGATACGACGTCCTCCGCATCAGCCATGCGGCGGGCCGATCGCCGATCGGGCCCATAAAGCGGACCGGCATCGAGGCGATGGGGATGACCAACGACTGCAACATCTACTACGGCTCGGTCTCCCTCGTCGCGGAGGGCTACGACCCGGTCTTTGCGACCCTCCCCTCACAGACCTCCCCAGACTACGGGAGGCCGTTTGCCCGGGTGCTCAAGGATGCCGGCTACGACTTCCTCAAGGTGGACTCGCTGCTTGCCTTCTCGCCGGCGGAGGTTGCGGTGAACGATTCGAAGAGCGGCGAAGTCCATCACTTCGGTAGCCTGAATGCCGACGTGCTGCTTGAGTCGTTTGGGGTTCTGTAG
- a CDS encoding MFS transporter has protein sequence MRGVEERTYSRGAILALVTVASFINPFTASAINLALPIIGTEFSADAATLAWVSSAYLLASVIFLLPAGRLGDSRGRVRIFLIGIVVYAAGSILSIFTSSMNLLLLFRFVQGVGGAMINATSVALIASLFPPGRRGYAIGINTTAVYAGLSFGPFLGGVLTQFFGWRSIFVVTALLAVPVLFYARKFPAFLNERDMEHFDLPGLALSSALILCLFLGLAWITTAVGLLLLAASLALGVVFFRVEQHRSDPLLPVTLLQKNRIFAASNAAALINYSATYAVAFLLSLYLQYIRGYEPAAAGTLLLIQPLVQVFVAPAAGRLADRVEPGLLASLGMGVAAVGLFGLSLLNETTPITLVLALLFLVGTGVGLFSSPNTTAIMGSVEKRFYGSASAMVATMRSLGMMLSMGAVLVVFAVLMGSTTVTPEVFPEFMKSLRLIFLAFTALSVFGVFLSLSRNKN, from the coding sequence GTGAGAGGGGTAGAAGAACGAACTTATTCGCGGGGGGCCATCCTCGCACTGGTCACAGTCGCCTCGTTCATAAATCCCTTCACGGCCTCCGCGATCAACCTCGCCCTGCCCATCATCGGCACCGAGTTTTCCGCCGATGCGGCCACGCTGGCCTGGGTATCCAGCGCCTATCTCCTTGCATCGGTCATATTCCTCCTCCCGGCGGGAAGGCTCGGCGACTCGCGGGGGAGGGTCAGGATATTCCTGATCGGGATCGTCGTCTACGCCGCCGGATCCATCCTCTCCATATTCACATCCTCGATGAACCTGCTCCTCCTCTTCCGGTTCGTGCAGGGGGTGGGCGGGGCGATGATCAACGCAACCAGCGTGGCCCTGATAGCCAGCCTCTTCCCGCCTGGCAGGCGGGGTTACGCCATCGGGATCAACACCACCGCTGTCTACGCCGGGCTATCGTTCGGGCCGTTCCTTGGGGGAGTCCTGACCCAGTTCTTTGGGTGGCGAAGCATCTTCGTAGTGACCGCGCTCCTTGCGGTGCCTGTCCTATTCTATGCGAGGAAGTTCCCGGCTTTCTTAAACGAGCGAGATATGGAGCACTTCGATCTCCCGGGGCTGGCCCTCTCATCAGCCCTGATCCTCTGCCTCTTCCTGGGCCTGGCATGGATCACCACCGCTGTCGGTCTGCTGCTCCTTGCGGCATCGCTGGCGCTTGGCGTGGTCTTTTTCCGGGTGGAGCAGCACCGGTCAGATCCTCTTCTGCCGGTCACGCTCCTCCAGAAGAACCGGATCTTTGCAGCCTCCAACGCTGCAGCCCTGATCAACTACAGCGCAACGTATGCGGTCGCGTTCCTCCTCTCCCTCTACCTTCAGTACATCCGGGGCTACGAACCCGCCGCCGCAGGCACACTCCTCCTGATCCAACCGCTCGTCCAGGTCTTCGTCGCCCCCGCGGCAGGACGACTGGCTGACCGGGTGGAGCCAGGGCTCCTGGCTTCGCTTGGGATGGGGGTTGCCGCCGTGGGACTCTTCGGACTCTCGCTGCTCAACGAGACGACGCCGATCACACTCGTCCTCGCCCTCCTGTTCCTGGTGGGGACGGGGGTCGGGTTATTCTCTTCCCCGAACACCACCGCTATCATGGGGAGCGTTGAGAAACGGTTCTACGGGAGCGCATCGGCGATGGTAGCGACGATGCGCTCGCTCGGGATGATGCTGAGCATGGGGGCCGTCCTTGTGGTCTTTGCGGTTCTCATGGGGTCGACAACCGTCACCCCGGAAGTATTCCCGGAGTTCATGAAGAGCCTGCGGCTGATCTTCCTGGCTTTCACGGCCCTATCAGTCTTCGGGGTCTTTCTCTCGCTCTCCAGGAACAAAAACTGA
- the tsaA gene encoding tRNA (N6-threonylcarbamoyladenosine(37)-N6)-methyltransferase TrmO, whose product MEYSCRVIGVARTPFTDPAATPIQAAFSTARGAVEVFPEYRDGLSMLVGFSHILLIYRFHRAAAEELAERPLIDGAEPHGIFATRHFNRPNRLGISVVRLTGIEGGSITIEGVDLLDGTPILDIKPYIPAFDCIESANSGWVTPQHVERIQRQSALFRSG is encoded by the coding sequence ATGGAGTACTCCTGCAGGGTGATCGGCGTCGCCCGGACACCCTTCACCGATCCGGCCGCCACCCCGATCCAGGCGGCTTTCTCCACCGCCCGCGGGGCGGTGGAGGTCTTCCCTGAGTACAGGGATGGGCTATCGATGCTCGTGGGGTTCTCCCATATCCTCCTCATCTACCGGTTCCACCGGGCTGCCGCCGAAGAACTTGCCGAACGACCGCTTATCGATGGCGCTGAGCCGCACGGCATCTTTGCCACCCGGCACTTCAACCGTCCGAACCGGCTTGGTATATCGGTTGTCAGACTCACCGGGATCGAGGGAGGGAGCATCACCATTGAGGGCGTCGACCTCCTGGACGGTACTCCGATCCTCGACATCAAACCGTATATCCCGGCATTTGACTGCATCGAGAGCGCGAACTCCGGGTGGGTGACGCCTCAGCACGTCGAGCGGATCCAGAGACAGAGTGCATTATTCAGGTCAGGGTGA
- the modA gene encoding molybdate ABC transporter substrate-binding protein: MSKEPIALITAVLIAVLLCTAGCSNTVSGNGTSTADNTTLLVYSGAGLKTAMTEIGEVFTEKYGIGIDYNFGGSGTLITQMELSRKGDLFIPGGTPDYRIAQGKGLVGEPGYVAYHVPVIVVAPGNPKNITSVEDFARPGLKIALGDASTTAIGRASDKLFQQRGILDAVEANVVLRAPTVNEVAVAMNMGTADAALITLDMVNPETMEVIELPPENGVVLIVPIGVTTFTEHQDAARLFVEFVTSGEGKAIFVKHGFPAYPDPAYTGIEP; this comes from the coding sequence ATGTCAAAAGAACCCATTGCATTGATTACGGCTGTCCTCATTGCCGTTCTACTCTGCACGGCAGGGTGCAGCAACACAGTCAGCGGGAATGGGACTTCCACCGCCGACAACACGACGCTGCTGGTCTACTCAGGCGCAGGACTCAAGACGGCGATGACCGAGATCGGGGAGGTCTTCACCGAGAAATACGGTATCGGCATCGATTACAACTTTGGCGGTTCCGGCACGCTCATCACACAGATGGAGTTATCCCGGAAAGGCGATCTCTTCATCCCCGGCGGAACGCCTGACTACCGGATCGCCCAGGGTAAGGGGCTGGTCGGTGAACCCGGATACGTTGCCTACCACGTCCCGGTGATCGTGGTTGCCCCCGGAAACCCGAAGAACATCACCTCGGTTGAGGACTTCGCCCGGCCAGGGCTGAAGATCGCCCTCGGCGACGCGAGCACCACCGCAATCGGCAGGGCCAGCGATAAACTCTTCCAGCAGCGTGGCATCCTTGACGCCGTTGAGGCAAACGTCGTCCTCCGGGCGCCGACGGTCAACGAGGTGGCCGTGGCGATGAACATGGGCACCGCTGACGCCGCCCTAATCACACTTGATATGGTCAACCCCGAGACCATGGAGGTCATCGAACTGCCGCCGGAAAACGGTGTTGTCCTTATAGTGCCGATAGGGGTGACCACGTTCACAGAGCACCAGGATGCCGCCCGTCTCTTCGTTGAGTTTGTCACTTCCGGTGAGGGAAAGGCTATATTTGTAAAGCACGGGTTCCCGGCGTATCCTGATCCGGCCTACACCGGTATAGAACCGTGA
- the tsaA gene encoding tRNA (N6-threonylcarbamoyladenosine(37)-N6)-methyltransferase TrmO, whose amino-acid sequence MTRIEFTPTGIVHSPFHDPRDMPIQPVGARGVRGTVELHPGCAPGLKDIEGFSRIILLYHFHRSEGYSLEVVPFLDARPHGVFATRAPRRPNAIGLSILRLVAVDGATLIVEDVDILDGTPVLDIKPYVPAFDAYPDERSGWLAETEKDPGSVRSDDRFC is encoded by the coding sequence ATGACCCGGATCGAGTTCACCCCAACCGGGATCGTCCACTCCCCATTCCACGACCCGCGTGATATGCCCATCCAGCCAGTCGGAGCGAGGGGTGTCCGGGGAACGGTTGAACTCCACCCCGGCTGCGCCCCGGGCCTAAAGGACATTGAGGGTTTTTCACGGATCATCCTCCTCTACCACTTCCACCGATCGGAGGGCTATTCGCTTGAGGTGGTGCCGTTCCTGGATGCAAGACCTCATGGTGTCTTTGCGACCAGGGCACCCCGCCGCCCGAACGCGATCGGTCTCTCGATTCTGCGGCTTGTTGCCGTCGATGGCGCGACGCTCATAGTCGAGGACGTCGATATCCTGGACGGCACTCCAGTCCTTGACATAAAGCCTTACGTCCCGGCGTTTGACGCCTACCCTGACGAACGTTCCGGGTGGCTGGCAGAGACTGAAAAAGATCCCGGCAGCGTGCGTTCGGATGATAGGTTCTGTTGA